One genomic segment of Caballeronia sp. TF1N1 includes these proteins:
- a CDS encoding 2-dehydropantoate 2-reductase, which yields MKICVYGAGAIGAYMGAQLARAGADVSFVARGPHLAAMQANGVKLQIDGEEHVVKVRCTNNPAELGPQDFVIIALKAHSVPGVVDLIPPLLGPDTAIITAVNGLPYWYFYEHGGELAGTTLQSIDPSGRQWSVFGPERAIGCVLLPAAEIAEPGVIKHVYGKKFPIGEPSGKITPRLQALHDIMAAADMEAPMRDNIRDEIWLKLWGNLCFNPISALTHATLDVLTSDPGTRALSKAMMLEAKAIGDRIGVNFRVDVERRINGAGAVGAHKTSMLMDCEAGRPMEIDPLITVVQEIGRLVKAETPMIDAVLALIKLREGVNQGTAKALPPPQTQKAA from the coding sequence GCGGGCCGCATCTCGCGGCAATGCAAGCGAACGGCGTGAAGCTTCAGATCGATGGCGAGGAACACGTCGTCAAAGTCCGCTGCACGAACAATCCCGCCGAACTCGGCCCGCAAGATTTCGTGATCATCGCGCTGAAGGCGCATTCGGTGCCGGGCGTCGTCGATCTCATTCCGCCGCTCCTTGGACCCGATACGGCGATCATCACCGCCGTCAATGGCCTGCCTTACTGGTACTTCTACGAGCATGGCGGCGAACTCGCTGGAACGACGCTGCAAAGCATCGACCCAAGCGGGCGGCAGTGGAGCGTGTTCGGACCTGAGCGCGCAATCGGCTGCGTGCTGCTGCCGGCGGCGGAGATCGCGGAGCCGGGCGTCATCAAGCATGTGTACGGCAAGAAGTTTCCCATCGGCGAACCGAGCGGCAAGATCACCCCGCGCCTGCAGGCGCTGCACGACATCATGGCCGCCGCCGACATGGAAGCGCCGATGCGCGACAACATCCGCGATGAAATCTGGCTCAAGCTCTGGGGCAACCTGTGTTTCAACCCGATCAGCGCGCTCACGCATGCGACGCTCGACGTGCTGACGAGCGACCCCGGCACGCGCGCGCTTTCCAAAGCGATGATGCTGGAAGCAAAAGCAATCGGCGACAGGATCGGCGTCAACTTTCGCGTCGATGTGGAGCGGCGCATCAATGGCGCGGGCGCGGTGGGCGCGCACAAGACATCGATGCTCATGGACTGCGAAGCCGGCCGCCCGATGGAGATCGATCCGCTCATCACCGTCGTGCAGGAAATCGGGCGCCTTGTGAAAGCCGAGACACCGATGATCGATGCCGTTCTCGCATTGATCAAGCTGCGCGAAGGCGTGAACCAAGGCACGGCCAAGGCTTTACCGCCCCCGCAAACGCAGAAAGCCGCCTAA